The genomic segment GAACATATGAAAAGGTGCACAGCTTCACTAGTTgtcaaaaaaaatacaaaatatgtccCCAACATGCTACCACTATCTACCCATTGGAGTAGCCAAAATGAAAGAGGGAACATGCCAAGTGTTGACAAAGATATGGCAaaatggaactgccatatgctgtcaGTGGGAATGTCAATGGGTAaacccactttggaaaactggtaTTATCTGCTAAAACCTCCACACTCCTACCTCATGCCCAGCAGTGCTACTCCCGGGAAGGTAACAAACATGCATACATCTGTAACTAAGCAGGGCCCTATGGGGTCTCCCCAGAACAGACCCCCGCCCCCATCGTCATCAGTGTCCTCCACTGgcctcttgtctgtagaaaaactttagcctcctaggtcctctctgagttccaaagaataaatttaatcagaaaacgcagaaaggaaggaaaacagtcaagcaagaaaatagtttagccattaaacaaagtcaaggacatttagttcctcctcaagggctagagataatattcttttctccctccccccccctccgctgcttttcagggtcacacccttggcatatggaagttcccatgctaggggtccaattggtgctgcagctgctggcctatgccacagccatagcaacactgtgggatccgagccccatctgtgacctacaccacagctcatgacaacactggacccataaccactgaggaaggccaggggtcaaacccacatcctcatggatactagttgggttcattacctctgagccacaacaggaactcctagagataaTATCCTGAGCCGTGTCCTTTCAGCTGTTCTGCAGATACTGacacccccaccaggtggaagaagttaactggaTGCTGCCCCAAAGCActagaccccagaccagttggaaccagaaggttggtGATGTTGACTCGCAATTACCTCACCaacaaccaatcagaagaatgtccacgaGCTGATCACACACCCAGCAACCCCCTCCCTCATCCcctctttaaaaacctttccctgaaagcctttggggagtttgggtcttttgagcaccCCCtacctggactccttgcttggcacCTGCAATAAATACTACGATTTCCTTCAAGACCACCTGGGGTCGGTAGGTCAGCTTTTCTTGCTAGGCGAGTGGACTGAGGTTTGGCTCAGTAGTATCATCTGTGCATCAAAAGATAAGTATAAGAATGTTTACAGTACTAGCCATTatagctccaaactggaaaccaCCCTAAAGCAACTCAACGAAAAAATGGACAAACACATTCTTTAGCGGGAACaatactcaagaaaaaaaaagtcaattataggagttacctttgtggctcctcggaagcgaatccaactagtatccatgggaatgagggttcgatccgtgctctcgctcagtggattggagATTTGACATTTGCTTTGAGCTGTAGTAaaagttgaagctgcagctccgatttgaccccgagcctaggaatttccatattccgtgggtgcagccctaaaaaaaaaaaaaaaaaaagtcaattacaGCCACATGCCTCAACATGTAAgcatctcatatatatataatatgcaataGCAGCTATACACAGAGAATACCTACTCGGCAATTCCATCTGTGTCAAGGACAAACCAGGCAGAACTCATCCATGGTGTGAGAAATTGGAGAGAGCAGTGGCTGGTAGAGAAAATGTTGGGATTGGCACTGTTCCCTTTCTTGACCTAAGGGGTGGTTAACTGGACCACCACCAGTTAGGGTTAGGGCATGTTCACATTaagttaatccactgagctgtaCCCTGAGCAGCGCACTCTCTTGCTTACAACTTTATTCATCAGAGTTCCATCCAAGAAGCAGGACCCACAAGTGTGGGAGCCAGTCAAGGGGTCTCTGTAAGGCTACCATCTTCCACTGGATGCTGGAGATTGAGGTCCACGTGGGGGGTCAGGAGGGAAGAGGgatggaaaggggagggaggatcCCGAGCTGACAGGAGCCCACGAGGATGGGCTGAACCCCATGTCTCTTCTCATTGCCAAAGATGACAAAAGCTCCTTTTGGGAACTCTACCACTTCATCACACAGCTAGCCCAGGAGGATGGGGTGAGGGGGCAGCCATCGCAGGCCTCGCCTCTGCTGGTTCTGATGAGCTGAGTCAGCAGACAGGCCACAGGGAGCGTGAGCTCAAAAGGCTGCCCATTCACAGTGACTCAGTATCTGGCCAAAAGGAACACATCTGAAGGCTCCTTAGGCTGATGGGGATGTAGGGGACCAGGCAAGCTCCAGGCTTGTCTGAGTGTCAGTAGATACAATGCTAGAAGGAAAGCACATGTGCTCTTTAACCCTCCAACCATCCTGTGTGAATTACCCTCCAGGTGAATTCAACTCACAAAGCACAAGGCTGAGCGCAGCTCAATGTCCACCAGCTGGGGACTGACTAagaagttctgtttttatttattttgtcttttgtcttttcggggccacacccatggcatatggaggttcccaggctaggggtcaaatcagagctatagccaccggcctacaccacagccacagcaatgcggatccaagctgtgtcttcgacctacaccacagctcatggcaaagccagatcctcaacccactgagcaaggccagggattgaacccaagtccccatggatgccagttgtGTTTgctaaatgctgagccacaacaggaactcctaagaagttctgagtttaaaatgtttttttctttttaggcctgcacctgcggcatatggaagttccaggctagcaggtgaatcagagctgcagctgccggcctacaccacagccacagcaacgaaacatccgagtcacatctgcaacttacactgtagcttgtagcaactctggatccttaacccactgagcaaggccaggggttgaagctgcatcctcatggatactggtcaggttcttaacccactgagccacaatgggaactccttaaatttttaattgtagtaaaagtcaaataacatacaatttactgtcttaaattttttttttttggccactcatGTGGAAGttgcaagggcaggaatcgaacccaagccacagcagtgacaccagatccttcacccctaAGACACTGGGGGACTTCCCATCGTAACTATTTTCAAGTATCCAGCTCAGTAGCATTAAGCACATCCACACTGTTGTGCAGCCATTGCCACCATCATCTTGACTTTTTTGTCTTCCCAAAGGGAAACTGTCCCCATTAAAGACAGCACCCCACTTGTccttcccagcccctgacaacctcTATTCTACTGTGTCCATGAATTTCTCTGGGGACCTTATGTAAGTAGAGtcatccagtattttttttttgtctttttgttgttgttattgctatttcttgggccgctcccacggcatatggaggtgcccaggctaggggttgaatcggagctgtacccaccggcctacgccagagccacagcaacgcgggatccgagccgcgtctgcaacctacaccacagctcacggcaacgccggatcgttaacccactgagcaagggcagggaccaaaccctcaacctcatggttcctagtcggattcgttaaccactgcgccacgacgggaactctgagtcatCCAGTATTTATCCTTtcgtgtctggcttatttcacagaACATccgtcctcaaggttcatccatgttgtggcctGTGTCAGAATTCTCTTCCCTTTTATGACccaataatatcccattgtacaGACAGACcatgtttgtttatccattcatttgctgatggacTCTTacgttgcttccacattttggctatcaTGAATCACACTCTACAAACACTGAAGAATCCATCTGGATTTGTTTAAACCTTGAGTGCAGAGAATTTATCTTCAACACTAATGAAAAACGCAAGgccatctttttgcctttctgcCTCTGGCATATGGTTAGAGGGACCACCACTGCAACAAATAACCCCCAAACATACAATGTCTTCCTCACAAGGGACGTTTATTTCTTGTTCCCGAAGCCACACCGGATAGGTGAACAGGTGGCATCAGAGGATCCTTGGACATGCTGGGGATCCAGGCTGGCACACCTCCAAAGTCACCCACGCATcagcaggagcagagggaagggcTTGGAGGGGGTGCCTGTGGACGTGTTAAGGGCCAGCCCTGGAAATGCCCCAACCTCTTTTGCCAGAAACCAGTCACATGACTGTGCCAACTGCAAGGGCTGCTGGGAAGGTAGTACAGTGCTTTCAGACAAGGCGCCGGGGCAGTGTGGCTGCTGGGTTGCTGGCAGGCACCTACTCAACCCCACTTCCCTAagggcttttgtccttttaaattcAGCTGAAGCCagactcctccaggaagcccttgcTCACTGACCTCCGGCTCCCACGATGTACTGCACTGCAGtgtccaccccctcctcctgagCTGCGTGGACCACCGGCACGGGGACTGGGGTCTCCCAGCAgaggcctggcccagggcagcccgTAGGTCACCTGGGACTTGTGAGAGGAGGCagcctggcaggggaggggccctTGCTCCCCACCTTGGTCCCTCTCCCCCACATCAGTGGACAGCCACTGTTCAGGCAACAGGAAGCCCAAGTAGGATGCTGCAGGGGAAGTGGGTGCTTCCGCCATGGAGCCCGTGACGGGGCTGCTGCCTGCATGGTTCTCTTTCCCGGGgacctggcctggctccgtggcAGCCTCCTCCCTTTGTCCCTCGCCCAGGTGCTGCAGGGATCCTGTGCTGTCTCACTGGCTCCTATTTGACATGCCAGCTCACTCATCACCTGGATTACTGTGTCCCAAACCCTGATGGTACCAAGGACTGGCCACTGGGTTTTGGTGCCAACATTCTCTGGGGCTGAGGTTTGGGAAGACCACCTGAGGCCAGGGTCCCAAACTTGATGTCTCTAGGGAGTCCATGCCTGGCTCTGGGACTGTGCGTGTGCTCACACAGGCGCAGCTGCACCCTAGACTCTCTAGAAGTCCCTGGGAAAACCCTGCCAGGTGCTGGGACTTCCCGGCCTGGCTGGCCCAGCACTGGTAACGCGTGATGTCTGTGGCCAGAGCCACAATGGATCCCTTTTCAGTCTGGGGAGAGGGGCAGTTCCAGGGCCTGTCCTGTGGggcaagggtggggtggggagcctgAGGGAGGCCATGCTTTACCCTGAGAATGAAACCTGGCAGGGGAGGCACCTCTGATCCTCAGACATGATTGCACTTCCCCTCCTCCGAGCCTTTGCTCAGGCTGTTCCTCTACCTGGAAAGCCCTCTGACATTGAGAATTCGACCCATTCTTGGAGGCCAGACTGGCAGGTGTGAAGCTGCCCCTGCCGTCCTGGGCCCTTGTGTGCTCCTCCCTTATGTTCTGGCCTCCCTGACTGGGAAAGTGACCCCTGACCCACTGGCAAGTGCCTTGCCGGGTGGCACAAGGGAGGTGCTGGGGACTCAGGCTCGGGGGCAGGTCAGCCTGGCCTTACCTCATCTGCAGAGAGGAAAGTACCTGCCCAGGGGCCAAGGGGCTGGCCCTTAGCCCTCCTGTCCTGAGCTGGAGCCcagaggtggggaggcagggggtggggtctgGAAAGACAGGAAGCACTGAGCCTATCCCCCTCCTCCAGAAGCTTTGCCCCCAGGactcccccaaccccagtccTAGCTCTGTTCTTTCAAATGTGCCCCATCGTGCAGACTCCAGGAGTCCCTCCAGATGGGATCTGCCACtgccacccagcccccacctctggcCAGGACCCTCTGCCAAAGGTGGGGCTGTGGAGGGAAGGAGGCCCAGACTCTGATTTAAGTGGTCACTGCCCGCTGGACAACCTTGGGTAAACTGAACAACCTCTCTGCGACTGAGGGATGACTCGAGGCCCCCCAGATGAGGGGAGATGAAAAGGTGGGCCAGCACGAGCTTTGGCCAAGTTGTGACCACAAGCCTGCTGGCCCAGCGGCACTGCCCTCCGTCAGGGCCTGGGTCCCTATAGCCTCCACCGGCACTGTTCTTACCCTCTGCTCCCGCCACGTGGCCATTCTGGGCACTGCAGGATACAGGGAGTGAGCTCCACCACAGCCTCCCAACCCAGGGCTCTAGATCTCCTGGGCAACCCCTTCACCTCACTCCACTCTGGCTGAGCCCTGCCCTGGCCAGGGGGCATCAACCTCCAACCCTGCACTTCCCAGAGCTTTCTCCATCTGAGACTTATGATGCCAATCTGACCCCATCCTACCCTCCCACTGCCCCCATTCACCACTTTCACCACAAAGCAGGCAGCAATAGCAGAGGCCTGGACGAGCTTCTGGACACACCTGAGCAGAGGACCTGGAGACCTAGACCAGCTGTGCACAACATTACCAGACTGCCTCTGGGGCCATGCCGGGGCAGGGTAGGGAGGCGCCCAGGGCCAGGTTGCCAGCTTGCTGCGGGGTGAGGGGCAAGCGCCCACACTGGAGGGTGGGCTGACCAGCCCTGTCCCTTCTCCAGCCCAGCGTGGAGAATCCTCCATGGAGAATCCTCCACCCCACACTATGTGGTCATGGTTCTAGATTCCACTTTCCAGATGGAGAGACCTGTCCCAGGTGACCTGGCAATGGATGAAGGCCTAAGAACCAGGTTGCTCTGAGCACAGCATGAGCATCAACAGCAGGGAAGGGGCACAAAATGCTTGTTTGCTCCCCCTACAGGCAAGAAGGGGTGTTTCAGGAGATGTTCCAGAAGACTTAAGAGGCACAAGCCTGGAGCTTAGAGGGTGAATCTCCACCGCCAAGGCTGGACCCACCTAGAACCTCAGGCCAGACCCAGGGTCTGTGAATCAAGGCAGTTCGGCCCTGGGGCTCCCTGCTGGGGCCCCAGAACTCAGTACAATTGGTATCAGGGTCCTGGGCTTGGGATCTGCCGTACTTACTGGTCTTTGAATATCAGGTGCTAAGTATTAAGGCTCGAGAGATAGGCCTCAGAATTCAAGAGTAAGGAGTCTAAGGCCTGAGGAATTAGAGCCATAGGTATGCAGGGAACGGGGCTCAGGAACTCCACAGTTTGAGCTTGGGGTCCAGGGTCTTTGGTGACCTAGGGGAGCACCGGGACTTGGCTCCACGGGAGGGCATTAAAGGCTCAGGTCCCAGGTATGTGGGGCCCAGGTGTGAGCATTGGGGATCTAGAGATGAAATACTGGGTTGCGCGTTCTTGGGAGTTTGGGAGGCTGGTCCTTGGCCCCGAGTGTCTCAGGCTGCTGGCCAAGCGTGCTGCCCTCAGGGTTGCGAACCCCAGATGGCCCTGCAACAGAGACTGGGTCTAGAGCAGGCATGGTGCTCCCACCCTCGCCCCAGGGCCCCAGAACCTGGATCAGCAGACTGGGGTCTGGGAGGGGTCTCACCTGCTGCTCTTCCTGCGGCGTAGGAGCACGTAAATGAGTGCGACCAGAGCCACCACTGCCAGGCCTCCAAAGATGATGCTCAGCAGCACTGTGTAGCTCCGTCCTGGAGAAGAGCAGGCAGTGAAGGCTGCCGGGCAGGGCAgtcagtggggtggggagatgctgGTGGGCGGGGCATCCTTACCTGgctggcaggtgggggtgggccaGGACCAGGTGCCATCAGCCTGGCAGGTGCTGGCCTCCGCTCCAGCCAGGCTGTAGCCTCTGTCACAGTGAAAGTGGATGGTGGAGCCCACCAGGTAGCTCACGCCCTCCTTGTGCCCGTAGGAGGGTGGGGCCAGCCAGCCGCAGGACACCACTGGGGTGGAGGCGGGACATAGACCACAGGCCTGAGatgctggctgctggctgctgccACCAGCCTAAGAGACCGAGTCCCAGTGCcaggtgcccccctcccccctctcccctccccatctccccagcccTCTACCCCCCTCACCCGGCTGCAGGCTCTGCACACGAAACAGATGCTGCATGTGGGCCACCCGTGAGGCATTGCCCACGCTCAGGCTCCCGGTGGCCGCCACATCGAAGTTGCAGAAGTTGTTGTCCCCGCACAATTCAGCCACCTCAGTCGGCTGGCTGGAGCCGGAGGTGGTATCCTCAGGGAAGAGGGGCAGGAAAGAGGGGTCATGCTTGGGCTGGAGCAGGAAGTTTTCCACCAGGACCTTGGAGTCATAGGTGAGCAGGGAGGAGGCGTTCTCCACAGCCCCTGGGGAGACAGTGGCAGGCCTGGCTGATGGCGAAGGTCTGGGGTCCCTCTCCCCTCCATGGAGCCTGCTGGCACCATGCCCCACCTCTCCAGCCTGTGCCTCACTCACAGTCAGCCCCAAACCGGAACAATTCTCGGGAGCTGGCACTAGGGAGTAGGACCTGGCCATTGCGCAGGGTGAAGTCATCTGCGGGGTCATTATTGAGGGTCCCGAGGAGGCCTCGCGTGTGGGTCAGGAACTTCTCAGGCAGCAGGACCGCCACACTCAGGAACGGACCCTTGAGGCTGACCTCCAGGCCGGCCCCCGATGACAGCATGACTGATACCTTGTCCCCAGCAGCGACTGAGAGGAACATGCCTGGCACAGGTGGAGCTGGGGTCAGGGTTGCCCCTGCAGGCAATGTGCTGTGACCTCATGGCCCCAGGATGCATGGGCCGGCACCCATGGCTTCCAGTGTGGGGAGGGcatccccagggcccagcctgcTGTGACACACCACCACCCTAGTTGGTGGACATGAGGTGCCCAGGCCCAAAGAGAGCCCCCAGACCAAGGCCACACCTTGGGGTTGCCTGTGAACCCTCATGCCCTCACTGGAAGacctctgcccccccacccatGTTCTGCCTCCTGCCAGGCCGCTGagagggatgggggctgggcagggagggcaaGGGGGAGAGGGCCCTCCATCCCACTCACCCTTCAGGTCCATCCAGCTCTGCTCCGCGAAGCTGAGAACCTCCTGGTTCAGCAGCACCTGCAGGAACTCACCAGCCAGCCGGACCTCCACTACATCTGAGTTGCCCTCCTGGATGGCCACGGCAGTCAGCCCCGTGCCTCGGTCCTGAGAGCCTGGGATGGTGGGTGCAGAATGGGGTCCACTCAGCCCTAGCCTCCTCCTCCCGAGGGAAGACCCTGAGCCACCCAGAGCCCCAGCGCCCAGCCTCACCCTCAGGTGTCATTCTGGTCTGGGCCCGTGCCTGTACCCTCAGGTTGGTCAGCCCGGCCTCCAGCAGCACGTACTCGCCGCGTCCATTGAATGTGAAATTGGTGCCATCAAAGGTGATGAAATGTGGGTCACCGAAAGCGGAGGCTGGGGAGAGCGGAGGGTCAGGTGAGTTGCCCgggcccagccctgcccgggACCACACCCAGGTGCACCCACCTAGGCGCGGGGGCCGGTAACTGCGGCAGTCACTGGAGGGCCGTCTCTGCATGTAGCGCGAGCACTCGGGCGCCCAGAGGCAGCAGTAGTAGAAGCTGATGACATCATAGAGCCAGTGGGAGAGGCCGGGCACGCGGGGTGGCACTCGGTAAGGGGGTGCGCCCCAGTCGTGGCCACGGTCCGGGGTGCTGCCGCCGGTGGAGTCGGTTGTAAGGAGCTGCAAGCCGGTCTCCGTATAGCAGCACTGCTGGCCTGAGCCGTACTGGGAGCTAGGGGCATGGACAGCTGCTGTTGGGCTCCTGCCCGCCCCTGCCCCTACCCCGCCCACAGGCTGGGGGCTCACCTGGCTTGCACGGAGCGAACGCAGTGCACAGCCCCTGGGTGATAGGTGCACACGCTGCCATGCTCCACGTCACAGCCATAGTCCGTCTGCAGAGCAGCTGGTTGCTGTCACCTGCATTGGGCTCTGCCATCCCTTCCCTGGGAGCCAACCTCTCAGGGGCCCTCAGACCCCAGCCTCACCTCTCAGGCTTCTACCTTCCTCCCCCTGCACTGTCTCTTGCAGTGGGGCCATGTGCCTGGTAGGGCAGCTGGCCCCGACTGACCTCCCCCAATCCTGGCCGTGATGGGGTTGGGGGCTCACGTGGAAGCGGCCAGAGTCAGCCCGGGCCTGGGCCAGGGTGCAGGGGCAGTCGGGAATCTCCTCCAGGAAGTTGGGCAGCTGAt from the Phacochoerus africanus isolate WHEZ1 chromosome 15, ROS_Pafr_v1, whole genome shotgun sequence genome contains:
- the SUSD2 gene encoding sushi domain-containing protein 2; translation: MRLSLLLWALLLLATAPGPGPWPAAGAQGSCSHRCGVRDGPCSCHPTCFGLASCCSDIQNFCLEVSPYSGSVMGGKDFVVQHLNWSNPTEGVICSFKDSIQTRGFVDPSGRVHCVSPLLYETGRIPFTLSMDNGRSFPRSGNWLAVHPSKVSESEKSQLVNETRWQYYGTEGTLGNLTLTWNTSALPTNSITVELWGYEETGKPYSEAWTAVWSYLYPLATNIPNSGSFTFTPQPAPQNFQRWKVGALRIISSKHHVGEKDVHALWTNEHALAWHLGDDFRADPVAWARAQCLAWEELEDQLPNFLEEIPDCPCTLAQARADSGRFHTDYGCDVEHGSVCTYHPGAVHCVRSVQASSQYGSGQQCCYTETGLQLLTTDSTGGSTPDRGHDWGAPPYRVPPRVPGLSHWLYDVISFYYCCLWAPECSRYMQRRPSSDCRSYRPPRLASAFGDPHFITFDGTNFTFNGRGEYVLLEAGLTNLRVQARAQTRMTPEGSQDRGTGLTAVAIQEGNSDVVEVRLAGEFLQVLLNQEVLSFAEQSWMDLKGMFLSVAAGDKVSVMLSSGAGLEVSLKGPFLSVAVLLPEKFLTHTRGLLGTLNNDPADDFTLRNGQVLLPSASSRELFRFGADWAVENASSLLTYDSKVLVENFLLQPKHDPSFLPLFPEDTTSGSSQPTEVAELCGDNNFCNFDVAATGSLSVGNASRVAHMQHLFRVQSLQPVVSCGWLAPPSYGHKEGVSYLVGSTIHFHCDRGYSLAGAEASTCQADGTWSWPTPTCQPGRSYTVLLSIIFGGLAVVALVALIYVLLRRRKSSRAIWGSQP